A single window of Methanosphaera sp. WGK6 DNA harbors:
- the radA gene encoding DNA repair and recombination protein RadA, with protein sequence MEEKEEKKMELEDLPSVGEKTAQKLRDAGFGDMMRLATATAKELSVKVEIGEGVAAKVIEAARQAEKIDFETAFEVMERREDVGRITTGSKGLDELIGGGIETQSITEVYGEFGSGKSQISHELSVTTQLPIEEGGLDGDVVFIDTENTFRPERVTQIASGFGLDVNDVLRRVHVARAFNSSHQILMADKVNELIQSGVPVKLIVIDSLMAHFRAEYVGRESLATRQQKLNQHLHTLQTIANTYNVAVLITNQVQSKPDAFFGTPTKAVGGHVLGHASTYRILLKKGLSGKRIARLVDSPHLPEGETVFKVTTEGLVD encoded by the coding sequence ATGGAAGAAAAAGAAGAAAAGAAAATGGAATTAGAAGATTTACCTAGTGTAGGTGAAAAAACAGCACAAAAACTTAGAGATGCTGGATTTGGAGATATGATGCGTCTTGCAACAGCAACAGCAAAAGAGTTAAGTGTAAAAGTTGAAATTGGTGAAGGTGTAGCAGCAAAAGTTATTGAAGCAGCAAGACAAGCTGAAAAAATAGACTTTGAAACTGCATTTGAAGTAATGGAAAGAAGAGAAGATGTTGGAAGAATCACAACTGGAAGTAAAGGATTAGATGAATTAATTGGTGGTGGAATTGAAACACAATCTATCACAGAAGTATATGGTGAATTTGGATCTGGAAAAAGCCAAATATCTCATGAACTTTCAGTGACAACACAATTACCTATAGAAGAAGGTGGACTTGATGGTGATGTTGTATTTATAGATACAGAAAACACATTTAGACCAGAAAGGGTAACTCAAATAGCATCTGGTTTTGGGTTAGATGTTAATGATGTGTTAAGAAGAGTTCATGTAGCAAGAGCATTTAATAGTAGTCATCAAATATTAATGGCAGATAAAGTTAATGAACTTATTCAAAGTGGAGTTCCAGTTAAACTTATAGTTATAGATTCATTAATGGCTCATTTTAGAGCAGAATATGTGGGTCGTGAATCACTTGCAACTCGTCAACAAAAATTAAATCAACATTTACATACTTTACAAACCATAGCAAATACATATAATGTTGCAGTTTTAATTACAAATCAAGTGCAATCTAAACCTGATGCATTCTTTGGAACACCTACTAAAGCAGTAGGGGGACACGTACTTGGTCATGCATCAACATACAGAATACTTCTTAAAAAAGGATTATCTGGAAAAAGAATTGCACGTCTTGTAGATAGTCCTCATTTACCTGAGGGTGAAACTGTGTTTAAAGTAACTACTGAAGGTTTAGTAGACTAA